Proteins from a single region of Bacteroidia bacterium:
- a CDS encoding class I SAM-dependent methyltransferase produces MEPNFWNEKFSAEEYIYGVEPNVYFKQSINKIKPGKILVPAAGEGRDAVYAASIGWDVFAFDMSEVGKIKAMKLAESKNVKIQYDLYDVRHFEIKPDEYDAVVLSYFHLPENIRKEFYLKIISSLKKGGVIILEAFTPKQLNNTSGGPKEIQLLFSPEMLQKEFNGLNLVENKEHEIILDEGKLHKGKAIVVRFLAVKE; encoded by the coding sequence ATGGAACCAAATTTTTGGAACGAAAAATTCTCAGCAGAAGAATATATTTATGGTGTTGAGCCAAATGTTTATTTTAAACAATCAATTAATAAAATTAAACCCGGTAAAATTTTAGTTCCAGCAGCAGGTGAGGGGCGTGATGCTGTTTATGCTGCAAGTATAGGATGGGATGTGTTTGCTTTCGATATGAGTGAAGTTGGCAAAATAAAAGCAATGAAATTAGCAGAATCAAAAAATGTGAAAATTCAATATGATTTGTATGATGTTAGACATTTTGAAATTAAACCTGATGAGTACGATGCTGTAGTTTTATCATATTTTCATTTGCCCGAAAATATCAGAAAAGAATTTTATTTAAAAATTATTTCGTCCTTAAAAAAAGGTGGAGTAATAATATTAGAAGCATTTACACCAAAACAGTTAAATAATACTTCGGGTGGACCAAAGGAAATTCAGCTTTTATTTAGCCCTGAGATGCTGCAAAAAGAATTTAATGGACTTAACCTCGTGGAAAATAAAGAGCATGAAATTATTCTTGATGAGGGTAAATTGCACAAAGGAAAAGCTATTGTTGTTAGGTTCTTAGCTGTGAAAGAATAA
- a CDS encoding tetratricopeptide repeat protein, producing MKTKTILSFILFFSFINCFSQSWQASYEKFAQAYQEQKFEEAIKAGNQTLTEIGVKDSNYVSVLRYMAFAYYSIQDYNKAVEAYKETQTLCKLIYGINNYNYILVTYNLAINYTYIGKYSMAYPLMEEVINYIIKDQTKNSMDYINTANQQANIYNIAGSYDKAQQIYEDVYEVVKNNYAETDSMYMATVNTIAPFYFAHGMYEKAEPFYTHAIELMEKAYGKLSQNYIVTLNSLGEFYLKAGMFEKSEKVYFEFVQLCEKFYGKNTADYATSLNNLAVVYEKQGKNNQAEDLYKQCLKVKEKVYKKESNFYALTLSNFAVLYDNMGKYTESESLLTEALDIYKKIYGESNPNYAIALNNMVSIYSSNGKYKEAINLSKKALEIQKSIYGEKYDAYITSLNNLGLLYEQKGELDSAEIHLEKTVTLRKETQGENHADYAVAIYNLANIKIAKGEYQVAQILLKKALEIQKNAVGENHASYANTLNSIAGLYSTIGNFQLAEENYNKCKNIFEKIYGDMHPEYATFLNNLGLFYFQSGNYDKSEEVLKKSLNIEYNAFGKDHPDNVNMLSNLANTMMKKGNNKLAEEYLLEAVRITKEKLGTEHPNYVTAILSLGVFYYETGSYDKTEKYYLEALEKYKKLYGEKNTNYSTALNNLGTLYLAKAINTENEKEASELTTKAADYFSKSVIIDSLTLGTDNPDYALHLNNLAELYRNTGKYDKAEPLYLKSIEIEKNIFGENYPNLAVSYHNLALLYNGAQKLDKAEEYCLKSLKLKQSAFGENNPVCSETMSSLAYIYECSGNYKDAESYYKKSLELNYELIKNNFSYLSEEEKSNYLKSVSNYKDMFTAFATKNKIFNLSITGILYNNELISKGILLKSSTKIKNVVLSSNDNDLITKYNNWIGIKQQLAKLYSLPKASQFENTDSLEEQSNILEKELVVKSNELKQSNDLFKQDWVNIKKRLNRNEAAIEFVHYKKLENNNSYSDNYCALMILSISQSPIVIPLFEAKELENILGEFGGNNFDYISKIYGTTKNGNRNLYNIIWKPIDSLLSGINTVYYSPTGLLHKISFSSIITSENKFLSEKYALNSIASTNIITEQSENNLNSNNLNLCVFGGAQYSSENGEQEIWKYLEGTKQEANKINKIFSDNKVSTKEYSGLLASEENFKSLDGSNSPTILHIATHGFFYPDPKEINAKKEEKSEVGDIAFRGGGNGIENFVKNTNPLMRSGLALARANDVWTKSIIEGEDGVLTAYEVSNLNLKNTKLLVMSACETGLGDIKGSEGVYGLQRAFKIAGVKYIIMSLWQVPDKETEEFMTTFYTKLLKIKDIRKSFNETQKEMQQKYDPYYWGAFVLIE from the coding sequence ATGAAGACAAAAACAATCTTAAGTTTTATCTTATTCTTCTCATTCATTAATTGCTTCTCTCAATCATGGCAAGCATCATACGAGAAATTCGCACAAGCATATCAGGAACAAAAATTTGAAGAAGCTATAAAAGCAGGAAATCAAACATTAACTGAAATTGGTGTAAAAGATAGTAATTATGTTAGTGTATTAAGATATATGGCATTTGCATATTATAGTATTCAGGATTACAATAAAGCAGTAGAAGCATATAAAGAAACCCAAACATTGTGCAAATTAATTTACGGTATAAACAATTATAATTATATTTTGGTTACATATAATCTGGCAATTAATTACACATATATAGGAAAATATTCAATGGCTTATCCTTTAATGGAAGAAGTTATAAATTATATCATAAAAGACCAGACAAAAAACTCTATGGATTATATAAATACAGCTAATCAGCAAGCTAATATCTATAATATTGCAGGGAGTTATGACAAAGCACAACAAATTTATGAAGATGTTTATGAAGTTGTAAAAAACAACTATGCCGAGACTGATTCAATGTATATGGCAACTGTAAATACTATTGCTCCATTTTATTTTGCACATGGCATGTATGAAAAAGCAGAACCATTCTATACTCATGCAATTGAATTAATGGAAAAAGCTTATGGCAAATTATCACAAAACTATATTGTAACACTTAACAGTCTTGGTGAATTTTATTTAAAAGCAGGCATGTTTGAAAAATCAGAAAAGGTATATTTTGAATTTGTTCAACTATGTGAAAAATTCTATGGTAAGAATACTGCTGATTATGCCACTTCGCTAAATAATCTCGCAGTAGTTTATGAAAAACAAGGCAAAAATAATCAAGCTGAAGATTTATATAAACAATGTTTAAAAGTAAAAGAAAAAGTATATAAAAAAGAAAGCAATTTTTATGCTTTAACACTTTCAAACTTTGCTGTATTATATGATAATATGGGAAAATATACAGAATCAGAAAGTCTGTTAACAGAGGCACTTGACATTTATAAAAAAATATATGGTGAATCAAATCCCAATTATGCAATTGCCCTAAATAATATGGTTTCCATTTATTCGTCAAATGGAAAGTATAAGGAAGCAATTAACTTATCTAAAAAGGCATTGGAGATTCAGAAATCTATTTACGGCGAAAAATATGATGCTTACATTACTTCATTAAATAATCTTGGACTGCTTTATGAGCAAAAAGGAGAATTAGATTCTGCAGAAATACATTTAGAAAAGACTGTAACATTAAGAAAGGAAACTCAAGGGGAAAATCATGCCGATTATGCAGTTGCTATATACAATCTGGCAAATATAAAAATTGCAAAAGGTGAATATCAAGTTGCACAAATATTATTAAAAAAAGCTTTAGAGATTCAGAAAAATGCAGTTGGTGAGAATCATGCTTCATATGCAAATACACTTAATAGCATTGCAGGTTTATATAGCACTATTGGCAATTTCCAACTTGCAGAAGAAAACTATAACAAATGTAAAAACATTTTCGAAAAAATATACGGTGACATGCATCCTGAATATGCAACATTTTTAAATAATTTAGGATTATTCTATTTTCAATCCGGCAACTATGATAAATCAGAAGAAGTATTAAAAAAGTCATTGAATATTGAGTATAATGCATTTGGTAAAGATCATCCGGACAATGTAAATATGCTTAGTAATCTTGCTAATACTATGATGAAGAAAGGTAATAATAAATTAGCAGAAGAATACCTTTTAGAAGCTGTAAGAATTACAAAAGAAAAATTAGGAACAGAACATCCTAATTATGTAACTGCAATATTAAGTCTTGGTGTATTTTATTACGAAACCGGAAGTTATGACAAAACAGAAAAATATTACCTTGAAGCTCTTGAAAAATACAAGAAACTATATGGCGAAAAAAACACAAACTACTCAACAGCTTTAAATAATCTGGGGACATTATATTTAGCAAAAGCGATTAATACTGAAAACGAAAAGGAAGCCAGTGAACTTACAACTAAAGCAGCAGATTATTTTTCAAAATCAGTAATAATTGATAGTTTAACATTAGGTACGGATAATCCGGATTATGCTCTTCACTTAAATAATTTAGCTGAATTATACAGGAATACTGGAAAATACGATAAAGCCGAACCATTATATTTAAAGTCAATAGAAATCGAGAAAAATATTTTCGGTGAAAATTATCCAAACCTTGCTGTATCATATCACAATTTAGCTTTGCTTTACAATGGCGCACAAAAGCTTGATAAAGCTGAAGAATATTGTTTAAAATCCTTAAAACTAAAACAATCGGCATTCGGAGAAAATAATCCTGTATGCTCTGAAACAATGTCTAGTCTGGCATATATTTATGAATGTTCAGGTAACTATAAAGATGCCGAATCATATTATAAAAAATCGTTAGAATTAAATTATGAGCTGATTAAAAATAACTTCTCTTATTTGTCAGAAGAAGAAAAATCAAATTATTTAAAATCAGTTTCAAATTATAAAGATATGTTCACTGCATTTGCAACAAAAAACAAAATATTTAACCTGTCAATTACAGGAATTTTATATAACAATGAACTAATAAGTAAAGGGATTCTGCTAAAATCTTCAACAAAAATTAAAAACGTTGTTCTTAGCAGTAATGACAACGATTTAATAACAAAGTACAATAATTGGATTGGAATAAAACAACAACTCGCTAAACTATACTCTTTACCAAAAGCCAGTCAGTTTGAGAACACTGACTCACTTGAAGAACAATCAAATATTCTCGAGAAAGAACTTGTTGTAAAATCAAACGAATTAAAACAAAGCAATGATCTTTTTAAACAGGATTGGGTAAATATAAAAAAACGATTAAACAGAAACGAAGCTGCAATTGAATTTGTCCATTACAAAAAACTTGAAAATAATAATTCATATAGCGATAATTATTGTGCCTTAATGATACTATCAATAAGTCAGTCACCGATAGTTATTCCCCTATTTGAAGCTAAAGAATTGGAAAATATTTTAGGTGAATTTGGTGGAAATAATTTCGATTATATTTCAAAAATTTATGGTACCACTAAAAATGGGAATAGAAATCTTTACAACATAATTTGGAAACCGATTGACTCATTACTTTCTGGTATAAACACAGTTTATTACTCACCAACAGGATTATTACATAAGATTTCTTTCTCCTCAATAATAACGTCAGAAAATAAGTTCTTATCTGAAAAATATGCTTTAAATTCAATTGCTTCAACAAATATTATAACAGAACAATCTGAGAATAATTTAAACTCTAATAACCTTAATTTATGTGTTTTTGGAGGTGCACAGTACAGCTCAGAAAATGGGGAACAGGAAATATGGAAATATCTCGAAGGCACTAAACAGGAAGCAAATAAAATAAATAAAATTTTTAGCGATAATAAAGTGAGTACAAAAGAATATTCAGGGTTACTTGCAAGCGAAGAAAATTTCAAGTCATTAGACGGGAGCAATTCCCCAACTATTTTGCACATTGCTACTCATGGCTTCTTTTATCCCGACCCAAAAGAAATAAATGCTAAAAAAGAAGAAAAATCAGAAGTTGGCGATATTGCTTTCAGAGGTGGAGGTAACGGAATTGAAAACTTTGTTAAAAACACAAACCCATTAATGCGCTCCGGGCTAGCTCTTGCAAGAGCAAACGATGTGTGGACAAAATCAATTATTGAAGGTGAGGATGGAGTTCTTACTGCTTATGAAGTTTCCAATTTGAATCTGAAAAACACTAAGCTTTTAGTTATGTCAGCATGTGAAACCGGACTTGGTGACATTAAAGGTAGCGAAGGAGTTTATGGT
- the recO gene encoding DNA repair protein RecO produces the protein MVEKVEGIVLRTIKYSDNSFIIQLFTRERGRISCIAKGLRSKSSKFSPSFFHPFFVINAEIFYNQKKEIHPIKEVNLKNSLNKLREDHTKLAIAMFLAEILNKAVRYQNTDEQLYDFLENMIYKLDNETNTSANFHIHFLLGLSHFLGFYPVNNYSITYKYFDLLNANFVEFQSGSQTINSEFSEILFQFMTIENEEYWKISLNSTQRRKFIGALLNYYTLHTGTNMDVKSLEVLTEVFS, from the coding sequence GTGGTTGAAAAAGTTGAAGGCATTGTATTAAGAACAATTAAGTATTCTGATAATTCTTTTATTATACAACTTTTTACACGTGAACGTGGAAGAATTTCGTGTATTGCAAAAGGGTTACGTAGTAAAAGCTCGAAATTTTCACCATCATTTTTTCACCCTTTCTTTGTTATAAATGCAGAAATTTTTTACAATCAAAAAAAGGAAATACACCCCATTAAAGAAGTTAATTTAAAAAATTCTTTAAATAAGCTAAGAGAAGATCATACAAAACTTGCAATAGCAATGTTTCTTGCAGAGATATTAAACAAAGCAGTACGTTATCAGAATACCGACGAACAACTGTATGATTTTTTAGAAAATATGATATACAAATTGGATAATGAAACAAATACTTCAGCAAATTTCCATATTCATTTTCTATTGGGATTATCGCATTTCTTAGGTTTTTATCCGGTAAACAATTATAGTATTACCTATAAATATTTTGATTTACTTAATGCAAATTTTGTAGAGTTTCAATCAGGTTCACAAACTATAAATTCTGAATTTTCAGAAATATTATTTCAATTTATGACTATTGAAAATGAAGAATACTGGAAAATCTCATTGAACAGTACACAACGAAGAAAATTTATAGGAGCTTTGTTAAATTACTATACATTGCACACCGGGACTAATATGGATGTCAAATCGCTTGAGGTATTGACAGAAGTATTTAGTTAA
- a CDS encoding SpoIIE family protein phosphatase, with protein sequence MKVTILLLLLVFVFNCFSQNLKYEIKYYSAKDYGKGLEATNRACVQDKNGVLYFGNAGRIIQYDGSNWSYIPVKQESVWIFSLAVSNENKIYVGAQNEFGYLTPELTGKLKYVSLSDSLKESDRVFSKIIRIHILKNKVVFQSEEALFIYDKGKLTTIFPETSFHLSFLVNNELLIRQRDIGLMKLENNNLLLLKGSEFLKNFGVFSIIENNDCNKLTIITREDGFWSYDIKSSEKERIISIDSTLLISSEIYGAIKLSDGNIALNTLSNGILITNNNLNIISVINKNNGLKVNGVQSILQDYQGNIWAPLDNGISQIQYSSPVSIFNNKSGITGIITDIVRFNNVLYTGTSDGLFSEQSADYATSFNLFKNFNTAVKKLCVIENNLLIGTQSGLFKINNNNISKLFDLDVNTIYYSEKLKLLFVASKNKLIIYKYSGTFNKLVELPEISEEITRFEEKREENGITLWMGTSLQGAIKLQINTDLKYHIDKYNSNDGLIENTWTIPYKINNKVVFSQKSGLLQFVDENTIKNQLPDSLKDKPEFYRGYFDFFNIDKEVKHPNLPFYVVNDSKKYLYVNLDGELGFFNKSNNFEWITVPFCITDIGKTNIFFHEKDSICWIGGDDGLIMFNENYKKNYYTDFKVILTYITCGSNDSVLLDGFNKVENNNQFILNYNLNNLEFSFSSPFYEGQDKMLYSYVLIGQDTAYSQWNYSNHIAFNNLLEGNYVFKVKAKNVYGKISSESTFSFTIKPPWYRTVWSYLLYIFLFIVFIYIGIRINSRRLIEKNKKLEAIILDRTQEIKQKNIVLIHQKEEILDSINYALRIQKAVLPDDELTKEWLGEHFILFRPKDIVSGDFYWTTKLKNNVFFCVADCTGHGVPGAFMSMLCISFLNEVVLKEEITQSEEILNKLRLLIMSSLKQKGLSGEQKDGMDITLCIINKETLELQYSGANNPLYIVRAKDKEPIQCDKQQDLENLNLYEIKADSMPIAIHVNMESFKKHKIQLIKDDRIFLFSDGFADQFGGPKGKKFMYKSFKNVLIETCKYDIEEQKNRIEETINNWIDFQNPENGKPHEQIDDICVMGVKI encoded by the coding sequence ATGAAAGTAACTATACTATTACTCCTTTTAGTTTTTGTTTTTAATTGCTTTTCACAAAACCTTAAATACGAAATAAAATACTACTCTGCCAAAGATTACGGAAAAGGGCTTGAAGCTACTAACAGAGCTTGCGTTCAGGATAAAAATGGAGTGTTATATTTTGGAAATGCCGGCAGAATAATACAGTATGATGGCTCAAACTGGAGCTACATTCCCGTAAAACAAGAAAGTGTATGGATATTCTCTTTAGCAGTAAGTAATGAGAATAAAATATATGTAGGTGCTCAAAATGAATTTGGTTATTTAACTCCAGAATTAACCGGCAAATTAAAATATGTTTCTTTATCAGACAGTTTAAAAGAATCAGACAGGGTATTCTCGAAAATTATCAGAATTCATATTTTAAAAAACAAGGTCGTATTTCAATCAGAAGAAGCACTATTTATTTATGATAAAGGGAAACTAACTACTATTTTTCCTGAAACTTCATTTCACTTGTCATTTCTCGTAAATAATGAATTATTGATTAGGCAAAGAGATATTGGGTTAATGAAATTAGAAAACAATAATTTATTATTATTAAAAGGAAGTGAATTTTTAAAGAATTTTGGAGTTTTCTCTATTATTGAAAATAATGACTGCAATAAATTAACAATAATCACACGTGAAGACGGATTCTGGTCATACGATATAAAATCTAGTGAGAAAGAAAGAATAATATCAATTGATAGCACATTGTTAATATCATCAGAAATTTATGGTGCAATAAAACTTAGTGATGGAAATATTGCTTTAAACACATTATCTAATGGCATTTTAATTACAAATAATAATTTAAATATAATATCTGTTATAAATAAAAATAACGGACTAAAAGTAAATGGAGTACAATCGATATTACAGGATTACCAAGGTAATATCTGGGCACCTCTTGACAATGGGATATCACAAATACAATACTCATCTCCTGTTTCAATTTTCAATAACAAATCCGGCATTACCGGAATAATTACAGATATTGTAAGATTTAACAATGTTCTTTATACAGGAACTTCAGATGGACTTTTCTCAGAACAATCTGCTGATTACGCTACTTCATTTAATCTTTTTAAAAATTTTAATACAGCAGTAAAAAAGCTTTGTGTAATAGAAAATAATTTATTGATCGGAACTCAGAGTGGCTTATTCAAAATAAATAATAATAACATTTCAAAATTATTCGACTTAGATGTAAACACTATTTATTATTCAGAAAAATTAAAATTACTTTTTGTTGCAAGCAAAAATAAATTGATAATTTACAAATATTCGGGTACATTTAATAAATTGGTTGAATTACCTGAAATATCAGAAGAAATCACAAGATTTGAAGAAAAAAGGGAAGAAAATGGAATTACATTGTGGATGGGAACTTCACTTCAAGGAGCTATAAAATTACAAATCAATACTGACCTAAAATATCATATAGACAAATATAATTCAAATGACGGACTAATTGAAAACACATGGACTATTCCTTATAAAATAAATAATAAAGTAGTTTTCTCACAAAAATCGGGACTATTGCAATTTGTTGACGAAAACACTATTAAAAATCAATTACCGGATTCTTTAAAAGATAAACCAGAATTTTATAGAGGATACTTTGATTTTTTTAATATTGACAAAGAAGTAAAACATCCAAATTTGCCATTTTATGTAGTAAATGACAGTAAAAAATATCTTTATGTTAATCTTGATGGTGAATTAGGATTTTTCAACAAATCAAACAATTTTGAATGGATAACAGTTCCATTCTGTATTACAGATATTGGAAAAACAAATATCTTTTTTCACGAAAAAGACAGTATATGCTGGATTGGAGGTGATGATGGCTTAATAATGTTTAATGAAAATTACAAAAAGAATTATTACACTGATTTTAAAGTTATCTTAACATATATCACATGTGGTAGTAATGACTCTGTTTTATTAGACGGATTTAACAAAGTTGAAAACAATAATCAGTTTATTTTAAATTACAATTTAAATAATCTAGAATTCAGTTTTTCTTCACCATTTTATGAGGGGCAGGATAAAATGCTCTATTCATATGTCCTAATAGGTCAGGATACAGCATATAGTCAATGGAATTATTCGAATCATATTGCTTTTAATAATCTTTTGGAAGGTAATTATGTATTTAAAGTAAAAGCAAAAAATGTATATGGTAAAATCAGTTCAGAGTCTACATTTAGCTTTACTATTAAGCCACCATGGTACCGCACAGTTTGGTCATATTTATTGTACATTTTCTTGTTCATTGTTTTTATTTATATTGGAATAAGAATAAACTCGCGTCGCTTAATTGAAAAAAATAAAAAACTTGAAGCAATAATACTTGACAGAACTCAAGAAATAAAACAAAAAAACATAGTATTGATTCATCAGAAAGAAGAAATTCTTGATTCAATTAATTATGCGCTTCGTATTCAAAAAGCAGTACTTCCAGATGATGAATTGACAAAAGAATGGCTAGGCGAACACTTTATTTTATTCAGACCTAAAGACATTGTTAGCGGTGATTTTTATTGGACTACAAAACTAAAAAACAATGTATTCTTTTGTGTTGCTGATTGTACAGGTCATGGCGTTCCTGGTGCTTTTATGTCTATGCTGTGCATTTCATTCTTAAATGAAGTAGTTCTTAAAGAAGAAATAACTCAATCAGAAGAAATCCTAAATAAGTTAAGACTTTTAATAATGAGTTCACTTAAACAAAAAGGACTTTCCGGTGAACAAAAGGATGGAATGGATATAACACTTTGCATTATTAATAAAGAAACATTAGAACTTCAATATTCCGGAGCAAACAATCCACTTTATATAGTAAGGGCAAAAGATAAAGAACCAATACAATGTGATAAACAGCAGGATTTAGAAAATCTTAACTTATATGAAATTAAAGCAGATTCGATGCCTATAGCTATTCATGTAAATATGGAGTCATTTAAAAAACATAAAATACAATTAATAAAAGACGACAGAATATTTCTTTTTTCAGACGGATTTGCTGATCAGTTTGGCGGACCAAAAGGAAAGAAATTTATGTATAAATCTTTTAAAAATGTATTAATTGAAACATGCAAATATGATATTGAAGAACAAAAAAATAGAATTGAAGAAACAATTAATAATTGGATTGATTTTCAAAATCCTGAAAACGGAAAACCACATGAGCAAATTGACGATATTTGTGTTATGGGAGTGAAAATTTAA
- a CDS encoding oligosaccharide flippase family protein, producing MGVIRAQTIKGTAFTYLGAVLGIVTNLFLLAEYFTTEEVGLLSLLVAYSLLFAQFASLGFDYVTLRLFPYFRNESNKHNGFLFILISTLSVGMILSTILFLILKPFMVENLAETTSLFSQYVYFVIPLTFFTLIFSSFDSYSRVLFKSVRGTFLKEFLQRLLIVFAILLYVLHFLNFKDFVLAYVIALSLPTLILVILVLNDRQLSFKRVKGFVTPELKRSMISVSLFGIIAMFSSSVILSVDRIMIERMVGLSEVGIYSIAFFFGVVITMPSRSLAKISSTVVAEAWKTNDLNTVKDVYYKSCLNQMIFSALLLIGIWANIDNIFRILDDKYIVGKFVILWVCIGSFIDMSTGVNTMIISTSKYYKAQSLFMAIFVLIVIVTNYIFIPIYGITGAGIANAISLFIFNLMRWIFLWNKYEFQPFNYKYLLILLFAAIAYVPGYYMPEMKSFIVDIIIRSGIIFIVFSLFIYFSKVSEDINNRVNTYLSFIFKK from the coding sequence TTGGGAGTAATTAGAGCACAAACTATAAAGGGTACAGCTTTTACATATTTAGGTGCTGTATTGGGTATTGTTACAAATCTTTTTTTGCTTGCAGAGTATTTTACTACAGAAGAAGTTGGTTTGTTAAGTTTACTTGTTGCTTATTCATTGTTATTTGCTCAGTTTGCCAGTCTTGGTTTTGATTACGTGACACTTAGACTATTTCCATATTTTAGAAATGAATCAAATAAGCATAATGGTTTTTTGTTTATATTAATTTCAACATTATCTGTAGGAATGATATTATCTACAATATTATTTCTTATTCTTAAACCATTTATGGTGGAAAATTTGGCTGAGACTACAAGCTTGTTCTCGCAATATGTATATTTTGTTATACCACTTACTTTTTTTACACTAATTTTTAGTTCATTTGATTCATATTCAAGAGTTTTATTTAAGAGTGTAAGAGGAACTTTTTTAAAAGAGTTTTTACAGCGATTGTTGATAGTTTTTGCAATATTATTATATGTTTTACATTTTTTGAATTTTAAGGATTTTGTTCTGGCTTATGTTATTGCATTGTCTTTGCCAACATTGATATTAGTTATATTAGTTCTTAACGACAGACAACTGAGCTTTAAAAGAGTCAAAGGATTTGTAACTCCGGAATTAAAAAGGAGTATGATAAGTGTAAGTTTATTTGGAATAATAGCTATGTTTTCAAGTTCTGTAATTCTTAGTGTTGATAGAATAATGATTGAAAGAATGGTTGGATTATCTGAAGTTGGAATATATTCGATTGCATTCTTTTTTGGTGTAGTAATTACTATGCCATCAAGATCTCTTGCCAAAATATCGTCAACAGTTGTAGCAGAAGCATGGAAAACTAACGATTTAAATACAGTTAAAGATGTTTATTATAAAAGTTGTTTAAATCAAATGATTTTTTCTGCATTACTTTTAATTGGTATATGGGCAAATATCGATAACATCTTTCGCATTCTAGATGATAAATATATAGTCGGAAAATTTGTTATTTTATGGGTTTGTATAGGTAGTTTTATAGATATGTCAACAGGTGTTAATACTATGATAATTTCTACATCTAAATACTATAAAGCTCAGAGCTTGTTTATGGCTATATTTGTGTTAATTGTTATTGTAACAAATTACATATTTATTCCTATTTATGGTATAACAGGTGCCGGAATTGCCAATGCTATTTCGTTGTTTATCTTTAATTTAATGAGATGGATATTTTTATGGAATAAGTATGAATTTCAGCCATTTAATTATAAATATCTTTTAATACTTTTATTTGCTGCAATAGCATATGTTCCGGGATATTACATGCCAGAAATGAAATCTTTTATTGTTGATATTATTATCAGAAGTGGAATTATTTTTATTGTTTTTAGTTTGTTTATTTATTTCTCAAAAGTTAGTGAGGATATTAATAATAGAGTAAATACATATTTGTCTTTTATTTTTAAAAAGTAG